A single genomic interval of Natronoarchaeum philippinense harbors:
- the tbsP gene encoding transcriptional regulator TbsP yields the protein MNSNLLDRQLDDILREMLAEADDELLLVNPSSEAIKSFVDVASTFDGDRPLVHLLADERTLKDVMDDFIIASNTADLVDADVLALRTTEDPPGNSLLLTDDAVVALVDAGSQIGGLVADDEDFVASARETYQNRWDGADEYNLRTPPITRVRETLSEEISPEAEDDFTNILDSLETARGDGDGLDEVTISLLVAAKNEALLYDISKWGEDVGIASKATFSRTKTKLEDMGLIDTEKVPIDVGRPRLRLKLGDDRLTGADNGQLATTAQSILN from the coding sequence ATGAATTCAAATTTACTCGACAGACAACTCGATGATATTCTTCGGGAAATGCTTGCGGAAGCCGACGACGAGCTGTTGCTCGTGAACCCCTCGTCGGAAGCCATTAAGTCGTTCGTCGACGTAGCATCGACGTTCGACGGCGACCGACCGCTTGTTCACCTGCTGGCCGACGAGCGAACGCTCAAAGACGTGATGGACGACTTTATCATCGCCAGCAACACGGCCGATCTAGTCGACGCCGACGTGCTTGCACTGCGGACAACGGAGGATCCGCCGGGCAACTCCCTGCTGCTGACCGACGACGCCGTCGTCGCGCTGGTCGACGCCGGCAGCCAGATCGGCGGACTCGTCGCCGACGACGAGGACTTCGTCGCCAGCGCGCGGGAGACGTACCAGAACCGCTGGGACGGTGCCGACGAGTACAACCTCCGCACGCCGCCGATCACGCGCGTCCGCGAAACGCTCTCCGAGGAGATCAGTCCGGAGGCCGAAGACGACTTCACGAACATCCTCGACTCGCTGGAGACGGCCCGCGGTGACGGCGATGGCCTCGACGAGGTGACGATCAGCCTGCTGGTCGCCGCCAAGAACGAGGCGCTTCTGTACGACATCAGCAAGTGGGGCGAGGACGTGGGCATCGCCAGCAAGGCGACGTTCTCGCGCACCAAGACCAAGCTCGAAGATATGGGCCTGATCGACACGGAGAAGGTCCCGATCGACGTGGGGCGCCCGCGCCTCCGTCTGAAACTGGGCGACGACCGCCTGACCGGCGCCGACAACGGCCAGCTCGCGACGACCGCGCAGTCGATCCTCAACTAA
- a CDS encoding glycoside hydrolase family 3 protein: MKATGAATATAAIGAGEAAAGGDDSYAGIDSLLRSLSLEQKVGQMTQVAIGTFDPESASIPDSFGVDTLGEYFSKLGVGSILSGGAAPPSFDAQTVVEGINDLQTYNLDHADHGIPFLYGVDATHGNVLLEGATSLPQRLNMGSTRDPELVEHAERHTSAATASMGAHWTFAPTTDLQRDPRWGRFFEGISEDPKLEGDVSRARARALEADDRMTACVKHFGAYSIPNNGNDRAPASTSMRDLRTNLFPPYQEALKAEPGTVMVNSGAVNGKPAHASHWLLTEILRERYGFEGMIVSDWDDLNRLLTNHDYAPDFRTATKESINAGVDMYMIGNGGSAPGPVKFIDTVVSLVEDGEIPEERIDEAVRRILELKVDLGLFEAPTVDESRIGGVLGGAQDASEKLAKESMVLLENDDGTLPLSGDEDVLLTGPGVDGNGNNTRPLMQHGGWSLGWQGPSAGGPFPRQTLLVDELASRVGDLTHVPTYYDNSTWWAGQGDGQNQQSDENGDFDLTDQQEADVRSAAPDADAVVVVLGEGCHNEGFGDRDELVLDESQQRLVDIIDEKTDDDTPVVGVMLAGSPRGSAATFEKLDALLFAGEPGSDGGVAIAETLVGEYNPSGKLAFSWPRNPGTPVGTTPVQYNRYPPTSTGATDNSPLYEFGHGLSYTDFEYSNLSVTPSAVKDPGKAETVTVSVDVTNTGDRHGEHIVEAFNTQSYGSVLQPLRRLVGYERVSLDAGESTTVEIEADLAALEVVPGDIPALDAKLVEAGDYELSVGGLSTTLTIKGAGSVTSDGPLVSLYDRNDDGRITGSDFKDLLGKLWTDDDHGKGKKKGHGKRRGRRD, encoded by the coding sequence ATGAAAGCGACCGGTGCTGCTACCGCGACAGCAGCCATCGGCGCGGGTGAGGCGGCGGCTGGTGGCGACGATTCGTATGCCGGGATCGATTCACTTCTTCGGTCGCTCTCGCTCGAACAGAAGGTCGGCCAGATGACACAGGTCGCAATCGGAACATTCGATCCCGAGTCGGCCTCAATTCCCGACAGCTTCGGCGTCGACACGCTCGGCGAATATTTCTCGAAGCTCGGCGTCGGGTCGATCCTCTCGGGCGGGGCGGCGCCGCCGAGCTTCGACGCGCAGACGGTCGTAGAGGGGATCAACGATCTCCAGACGTACAACCTCGATCACGCGGACCACGGCATCCCGTTCCTCTATGGCGTCGACGCGACGCACGGCAACGTCCTGCTGGAGGGGGCGACATCGCTCCCCCAGCGGCTGAACATGGGGTCGACACGGGATCCGGAACTCGTCGAGCACGCCGAGCGCCACACCAGCGCGGCGACGGCGTCGATGGGCGCCCACTGGACGTTCGCGCCGACGACGGACCTCCAGCGTGACCCGCGCTGGGGCCGGTTCTTCGAGGGGATCAGCGAGGATCCGAAGCTCGAAGGCGACGTTTCTCGGGCCCGCGCTCGCGCTCTGGAAGCCGACGACCGGATGACCGCCTGCGTCAAGCACTTCGGGGCGTACTCGATCCCGAACAACGGCAACGACCGGGCACCGGCGTCGACGTCGATGCGCGACTTGCGGACGAACCTGTTCCCCCCGTATCAGGAAGCCCTGAAGGCCGAGCCCGGTACGGTGATGGTCAACAGCGGCGCGGTCAACGGCAAGCCCGCCCACGCCTCCCACTGGCTCCTGACCGAGATCCTGCGCGAGCGCTACGGCTTCGAAGGTATGATCGTCTCCGACTGGGACGATCTCAACCGGCTGCTCACCAACCACGACTACGCGCCCGACTTCCGGACCGCGACCAAGGAGTCGATCAACGCCGGCGTCGACATGTACATGATCGGCAACGGCGGGAGCGCACCGGGACCGGTCAAGTTCATCGACACCGTCGTGAGCCTGGTCGAAGACGGCGAGATTCCCGAAGAGCGCATCGACGAAGCGGTCCGACGGATCCTCGAACTGAAAGTCGATCTGGGCCTGTTCGAGGCGCCAACCGTCGACGAGTCGCGCATCGGTGGCGTCCTCGGCGGCGCCCAAGATGCCTCCGAGAAACTCGCCAAGGAGTCGATGGTCCTACTGGAGAACGACGACGGCACGCTGCCACTGTCGGGCGACGAGGACGTACTACTGACCGGGCCCGGCGTCGACGGGAACGGCAACAACACCCGCCCGCTGATGCAACACGGCGGCTGGTCGCTCGGCTGGCAGGGCCCGAGCGCCGGCGGCCCCTTCCCGCGACAGACCCTGCTGGTCGACGAACTCGCCAGTCGAGTCGGCGACCTCACTCACGTTCCCACCTACTACGATAACTCGACGTGGTGGGCAGGACAGGGCGACGGCCAGAACCAGCAAAGCGACGAGAACGGCGACTTCGACCTCACCGATCAGCAGGAAGCCGACGTTCGGTCGGCCGCCCCGGACGCCGACGCCGTCGTCGTCGTGCTCGGCGAGGGCTGTCACAACGAGGGCTTTGGCGACCGCGACGAACTCGTCCTCGACGAGTCCCAGCAGCGCCTCGTCGACATCATCGACGAGAAGACCGACGACGACACGCCCGTCGTCGGCGTCATGCTGGCCGGCAGCCCCCGCGGCTCGGCCGCGACCTTCGAGAAGCTCGACGCCCTGCTGTTCGCCGGCGAACCTGGCAGCGACGGCGGCGTCGCCATCGCCGAGACGCTCGTCGGCGAGTACAACCCCTCGGGCAAGCTCGCCTTCAGTTGGCCACGAAACCCCGGCACGCCGGTCGGAACGACGCCGGTCCAGTACAACCGCTATCCGCCGACTTCGACCGGCGCGACCGACAACTCCCCGCTGTACGAGTTTGGTCACGGGCTGAGCTACACCGACTTCGAGTACTCGAATCTCTCGGTGACGCCGAGTGCGGTCAAAGATCCCGGCAAGGCCGAGACGGTCACGGTCAGCGTCGATGTCACGAACACCGGCGACAGGCACGGCGAGCACATCGTCGAGGCGTTCAACACCCAGTCCTATGGGTCGGTGCTCCAGCCGCTCCGCCGGCTCGTCGGGTACGAGCGCGTCTCGCTCGACGCCGGCGAGTCGACGACAGTCGAGATCGAGGCCGACCTCGCCGCGCTGGAGGTCGTGCCGGGCGACATCCCGGCGCTCGACGCGAAGCTCGTCGAAGCCGGCGACTACGAGCTGTCGGTCGGCGGCCTCTCGACCACGCTGACGATCAAGGGCGCCGGGTCGGTCACCAGTGACGGGCCGCTGGTGAGCCTCTACGACAGGAACGACGACGGACGCATCACCGGCTCGGACTTCAAGGACCTGCTCGGGAAGCTCTGGACGGACGACGACCACGGGAAGGGTAAAAAGAAGGGCCACGGGAAGCGTCGCGGTCGCCGAGACTAA
- a CDS encoding PRC-barrel domain-containing protein has product METTPEEITALVGREVYSNNGVFVGEIEDVRLDLDHQQVTGLALHELNSELFSGYVGDSHGVLIPYRWVRSVGDVVLINDIIERLRPRDDEESGEVVV; this is encoded by the coding sequence ATGGAAACGACACCGGAGGAGATCACTGCTCTCGTGGGTAGGGAAGTGTACTCGAACAACGGGGTGTTCGTCGGCGAGATCGAGGACGTACGGCTCGATCTCGACCATCAGCAGGTTACTGGGCTCGCGCTCCACGAACTGAACTCCGAGCTGTTTTCGGGCTACGTGGGCGACTCTCACGGCGTGTTGATCCCCTACCGGTGGGTTCGGTCGGTCGGTGACGTGGTGCTGATCAACGACATCATCGAACGCCTCCGTCCGCGCGACGACGAGGAAAGCGGCGAAGTCGTCGTCTAA
- a CDS encoding YcaO-like family protein: MDVAIVGSGPAVEAVEAALDDVDVRPRTASAESIDGADVAVVSDLAGAETFERANAAAIEGQTPWLSVEIGGVGGRGVADLDAAVAGYAPSTGCHECLCARVAATAEDDPVTPSADRGAVRLAGALAGRELVALLAGEESTILGGVVEMPHQRREFLPVPNCDCGDGPDRTLGRDHESVGLEDALARAERGLDERVGLVSTIGEIESFPAPYYLAELASTEGFSDADAPPQAAGVDDDWNPAFMKALGEALERYGAAIYRETEFERARPADLDDAVPPAAFVLPDGVDTDPDAPLPWIEGEEIASGEPAYLPAEKAVFPPPERRLGPSITTGLGLGASTVDALLSGLYEVIERDAAMLSWYSTFEPLELSVDDEQFGALARRAGAEGLAVTPLLVTQDVDVPVVAVAVHREGEWPRFAVGSDADLDPVAAARGALAEALQNWMELRSMGPDDAAEQSGAIGEYADFPEEAQAFLDAGGPIPSDSVGPADSPTGTAELDAVVERATDAGLTPYGVRLTPRDLDAVGFEAVRVLAPSAQPLFTGEPFFGDRARSVPDDLGFEARLDRRLHPYP; encoded by the coding sequence ATGGACGTTGCTATCGTCGGATCCGGACCGGCAGTCGAGGCGGTCGAAGCCGCACTCGACGACGTCGACGTGCGCCCGCGGACGGCGTCGGCCGAGTCAATCGACGGCGCTGATGTCGCCGTCGTCTCTGATCTCGCCGGCGCCGAAACGTTCGAGCGCGCCAACGCCGCCGCGATCGAAGGGCAAACGCCGTGGCTCTCGGTCGAAATCGGCGGCGTCGGCGGCCGCGGGGTCGCGGATCTCGACGCCGCAGTCGCGGGATACGCGCCGTCGACGGGCTGTCACGAGTGCCTGTGCGCACGAGTCGCCGCTACCGCCGAGGACGATCCAGTAACACCCAGCGCCGACCGCGGCGCTGTGCGACTGGCCGGCGCGCTCGCCGGCCGAGAGCTCGTCGCGTTGCTCGCCGGCGAGGAGTCGACCATCCTCGGCGGCGTCGTCGAAATGCCCCATCAGCGCCGCGAGTTCCTGCCGGTGCCGAACTGTGACTGCGGCGATGGTCCCGACAGAACACTCGGGCGCGATCACGAATCCGTCGGGCTCGAAGACGCGCTCGCCCGGGCCGAGCGGGGACTCGACGAGCGCGTCGGGCTGGTCAGCACGATCGGGGAGATCGAGTCGTTCCCCGCGCCGTACTACCTCGCCGAACTCGCGTCGACGGAGGGCTTCAGCGACGCCGACGCGCCGCCACAGGCTGCCGGCGTCGACGACGACTGGAACCCGGCGTTCATGAAGGCGCTGGGCGAGGCCTTAGAGCGCTACGGCGCCGCGATCTACCGCGAGACCGAGTTCGAGCGCGCCCGGCCGGCCGATCTCGACGACGCCGTCCCGCCGGCGGCGTTCGTCCTGCCTGACGGCGTCGATACCGACCCGGACGCCCCGCTCCCGTGGATCGAGGGCGAGGAGATAGCAAGCGGCGAACCTGCGTATCTTCCCGCCGAAAAGGCCGTCTTCCCGCCGCCGGAGCGTCGGCTCGGCCCGTCGATCACGACCGGGCTCGGGCTCGGTGCCTCGACCGTCGACGCGCTGCTCTCGGGGCTCTACGAGGTGATCGAGCGCGACGCGGCGATGCTCTCGTGGTACTCGACGTTCGAGCCCCTCGAACTGTCTGTCGACGACGAGCAGTTTGGGGCGCTCGCCCGACGCGCCGGCGCGGAAGGCCTCGCCGTGACGCCGTTGCTTGTCACGCAAGATGTCGACGTTCCGGTCGTCGCCGTCGCGGTCCACCGAGAGGGCGAGTGGCCGCGCTTTGCCGTCGGCTCCGACGCCGATCTCGACCCGGTCGCGGCGGCGCGAGGCGCGCTCGCCGAAGCGCTCCAGAACTGGATGGAACTGCGCTCGATGGGGCCCGACGACGCCGCCGAGCAAAGCGGCGCTATCGGCGAGTACGCCGACTTTCCCGAGGAGGCGCAAGCGTTTCTCGATGCCGGCGGCCCGATCCCATCCGACTCCGTCGGTCCGGCCGACTCGCCGACAGGCACTGCCGAGTTGGACGCCGTCGTGGAGCGTGCAACCGATGCCGGCCTGACGCCCTACGGCGTCCGCCTGACGCCGCGGGATCTCGACGCCGTCGGCTTCGAGGCCGTCCGCGTGCTCGCGCCGTCGGCCCAGCCGCTGTTTACCGGCGAGCCGTTCTTCGGCGACCGGGCGCGTTCGGTGCCGGACGATCTCGGGTTCGAGGCGCGACTCGATCGTCGGCTCCACCCCTATCCCTGA
- a CDS encoding class I SAM-dependent methyltransferase: MDAPCVRVARERGEETRRALADADLVAENVEIDAADGDLYIPVVDPDAVPDEYELVHRDLPERSTPEMPADILGYDPSLERLGDIVIVDEDDPERAREIADAVVESALPVETVLNRASKIKGETRVRDWDVLAGDSAETVHREYGCEFAVDLAEMYFSPRLATERHRVAEQIDPDERVFDMFAGVGPYAVPAAERGATVVGTDVNERAIDYFRKNAERNGVADRVTAIAGDVREAAPEYENWADRIVMNLPHSADEFLDTAVALASDDCLLHFYDIQHEDDPYGPGEAAIREAAEPEYEVTVENAHTVRSYAPHELNVCLDVRLVANE, translated from the coding sequence ATGGATGCGCCCTGCGTGCGAGTCGCCCGCGAGCGTGGCGAGGAGACGCGCCGCGCACTCGCCGACGCCGACTTGGTGGCCGAGAACGTCGAGATCGACGCCGCAGACGGCGACCTGTACATTCCCGTCGTCGATCCGGACGCCGTCCCCGACGAGTACGAGCTCGTTCACCGCGACCTTCCCGAGCGCTCGACGCCGGAGATGCCCGCCGACATTCTCGGGTACGATCCAAGCTTAGAACGCTTGGGGGACATCGTCATCGTCGACGAGGACGACCCCGAGCGCGCCCGCGAAATCGCCGACGCCGTCGTCGAGTCGGCCCTGCCCGTCGAGACGGTACTGAATCGTGCTTCGAAGATCAAAGGAGAGACACGCGTGCGCGACTGGGACGTGCTGGCCGGCGACTCGGCCGAGACCGTCCACCGCGAGTACGGCTGCGAGTTCGCCGTCGACCTCGCAGAAATGTACTTCTCGCCGCGGCTTGCGACCGAGCGCCACCGCGTCGCCGAGCAGATCGACCCCGACGAGCGCGTGTTCGACATGTTCGCCGGCGTCGGCCCCTACGCCGTTCCGGCGGCCGAGCGCGGCGCGACCGTCGTCGGCACGGATGTCAACGAACGCGCGATCGACTACTTCCGAAAGAACGCCGAGCGCAACGGCGTCGCCGACCGAGTAACCGCGATTGCGGGAGACGTGCGCGAAGCCGCGCCCGAGTACGAGAACTGGGCCGACCGCATCGTGATGAACCTGCCCCACAGCGCCGACGAGTTTCTGGACACGGCAGTCGCGCTCGCCAGCGACGACTGCCTGCTCCACTTCTACGACATCCAGCACGAAGACGACCCATACGGCCCCGGCGAGGCGGCGATCCGGGAGGCCGCCGAACCGGAGTACGAAGTGACGGTCGAGAACGCCCACACGGTACGGTCGTACGCGCCCCACGAACTGAACGTCTGCCTCGATGTCCGACTGGTTGCGAACGAGTGA
- a CDS encoding DUF63 family protein: MDELSDRIDPARAWLAVAGAVAALLALGSVLFPRRVYDGFLWRYYWGPVAADGTRGAKCAVRHNGETTFYESVAQCRQAAGYVAEPGYTTVSTVSYALVLVFMLVGVYLLIQRLDFDYSPATFYALVPYVFFGGALRVVEDVSVAVGPDSPVAIPFPFSALFISPFIYFTVFAITLSGVLLGIVLQRRGDVERFQVPLAALGSVVLAVTLAWLAYAVTATEVVEFNPLVPAITLGGATVLAGVTWLAIEQFAPEINRGTGYMGLVIIWGHLVDGIANVLSLDWAARFGLPAYAPKHVVNGWIHRNTADFQPAWMTDLIGETWPFIFVKLGAAVFVVWVFDDKIFEDSPAYALLLLVTVLAVGLGPGSRDFLRATLGI; the protein is encoded by the coding sequence CTGATCGGATCGACCCAGCCCGGGCGTGGCTGGCGGTCGCCGGGGCTGTGGCTGCCCTCCTCGCGCTCGGCTCGGTGCTCTTTCCGCGACGCGTCTACGACGGCTTCCTCTGGCGGTACTACTGGGGACCGGTGGCAGCCGACGGAACCCGCGGCGCCAAGTGTGCCGTTCGACATAACGGCGAAACGACGTTCTACGAATCGGTAGCCCAGTGTCGACAGGCGGCCGGGTACGTCGCGGAGCCGGGATACACGACGGTCTCGACGGTTTCGTACGCGCTGGTACTCGTCTTTATGCTCGTCGGCGTCTACCTGCTGATCCAGCGACTGGACTTCGATTACTCTCCGGCGACGTTCTACGCGCTCGTCCCGTACGTCTTCTTCGGCGGGGCGCTCCGTGTCGTCGAGGACGTCAGCGTCGCCGTGGGCCCCGACTCGCCGGTGGCGATCCCGTTCCCCTTCAGCGCGCTGTTTATCAGCCCCTTCATCTACTTCACCGTCTTCGCCATCACGCTGAGCGGCGTTCTCCTCGGCATCGTTCTCCAGCGACGCGGTGATGTCGAACGGTTTCAGGTGCCCCTCGCGGCGCTCGGATCGGTCGTGCTCGCGGTCACGCTGGCGTGGCTGGCCTACGCCGTCACGGCGACCGAAGTCGTCGAGTTCAACCCGCTTGTCCCGGCGATCACGCTCGGCGGCGCGACGGTTTTGGCCGGGGTGACGTGGCTGGCGATCGAACAGTTCGCACCGGAGATCAATCGGGGCACCGGCTACATGGGGCTGGTCATCATCTGGGGCCACCTCGTCGATGGCATCGCCAACGTGCTCAGCCTTGACTGGGCCGCCCGGTTCGGACTACCAGCGTACGCGCCAAAGCACGTCGTCAACGGCTGGATTCACCGGAACACCGCCGACTTCCAGCCCGCGTGGATGACGGACCTGATCGGCGAGACGTGGCCCTTCATCTTCGTCAAGCTCGGGGCCGCCGTGTTCGTCGTCTGGGTGTTCGACGACAAGATCTTCGAGGACAGCCCCGCCTACGCGCTGCTGTTGCTTGTCACCGTGCTTGCAGTCGGACTGGGCCCCGGATCGCGCGACTTCCTGCGAGCGACGCTTGGCATCTGA